A section of the Acidobacterium capsulatum ATCC 51196 genome encodes:
- a CDS encoding CDP-alcohol phosphatidyltransferase family protein, with product MNPFRSTPNLLTFLRLCLVPFLVLLILNDHYELAFGVFIVAGITDALDGLLARMLNQATMLGHYLDPVADKLLLSTLFLALHHQELISRLVTVLVFGRDFGILLVSAILYATIGMRSFPPSIFGKTNTLMQIVAVTSVLLGEFYDPLWVKFTRHWSLDATVVFTVLSGFHYAWTVARRVGQMSPSAPSEG from the coding sequence ATGAATCCATTCCGGTCGACTCCGAATCTGCTCACCTTTTTGCGGCTCTGTCTGGTGCCGTTTTTGGTGCTGTTGATTCTCAATGACCACTATGAGCTGGCGTTCGGGGTCTTCATCGTGGCCGGCATCACGGATGCGCTCGATGGGCTGCTCGCCCGCATGCTCAATCAGGCCACCATGCTCGGTCATTATCTTGATCCTGTGGCCGACAAGCTGCTCTTGAGCACGCTCTTTCTGGCTCTGCACCACCAGGAACTCATCTCGCGCCTCGTCACTGTGCTGGTCTTCGGCCGCGACTTCGGCATTCTGCTGGTTTCGGCCATTCTCTATGCCACGATTGGCATGCGTTCATTCCCGCCCAGCATTTTTGGCAAAACCAATACGCTCATGCAGATTGTGGCGGTCACCTCGGTGCTGCTGGGCGAGTTCTACGATCCGCTTTGGGTCAAGTTCACGCGGCATTGGTCGCTCGATGCCACCGTGGTCTTCACCGTGCTCTCGGGCTTCCACTATGCCTGGACGGTCGCGCGCCGCGTGGGCCAAATGAGCCCGTCGGCTCCCTCAGAAGGGTAG
- a CDS encoding RrF2 family transcriptional regulator, protein MLRLTKKADYGLMAVKYLAEHAGEPSRSAKDIAEAYHIPAQLLAKILQKLTREGLLRSHAGMNGGYSLTRAAKDISAFEVIRAIDGPLFITSCTTGTSVCDLTASCTIKEPLARVNESIIDLLRKTRISDLMDHEVHNAPPQKLVSIASVS, encoded by the coding sequence GTGCTGCGGCTGACAAAGAAAGCGGACTACGGCCTCATGGCAGTCAAGTATCTGGCTGAGCATGCCGGCGAGCCTTCGCGCAGCGCCAAGGATATAGCCGAGGCGTATCACATTCCGGCGCAGTTGCTTGCCAAGATTCTGCAAAAGCTCACCCGCGAGGGGCTTCTGCGCTCCCACGCTGGCATGAACGGCGGATATTCGCTGACGCGGGCGGCCAAGGATATTTCAGCATTTGAAGTCATCCGGGCCATTGACGGACCACTTTTTATCACCTCATGCACCACCGGTACCAGTGTCTGCGACCTGACCGCCAGTTGCACCATCAAAGAACCACTGGCCCGGGTGAATGAAAGCATCATTGATCTGCTGCGCAAGACGCGCATCTCTGACCTGATGGATCATGAGGTTCACAACGCTCCGCCGCAAAAGCTCGTCAGCATTGCGAGCGTGAGCTAA
- a CDS encoding IscS subfamily cysteine desulfurase, which translates to MSTATTTNGASSSAAIAGIPVPAGVKLPIYMDNHATTRMDPRVLEAMMPYFTETFGNAASRNHSFGWEAEQAVEQARAQIAKLIGATSKEIIFTSGATESNNLAIKGIAEMYRERGNHIITQATEHKAVLDTCKRLEKSGYQVTYLPVKADGLIDIEDLKNAITDKTILVTIMIANNEIGVVQPVEEIGKLCHERGVLFHTDGVQAVGKIPVDVNAMQIDALSLTAHKIYGPKGVGALYVRRRNPRVQISEQINGGGHERGMRSGTLNVPGIVGLGKACELAGEEMESEAKRLTAMRDRLKHKLESSLDYIHVNGTMERHLPGNLNMSFVYVEGESLLMGINDVAVSSGSACTSATLEPSYVLKALGLGDDVAHSSIRFGLGRFNTDAEVDYVADKVIDVVQKLRELSPLYEMVKEGIDLTKIEWAAH; encoded by the coding sequence ATGAGTACAGCAACTACCACCAACGGAGCATCCAGCAGCGCGGCCATTGCGGGCATTCCGGTACCGGCGGGCGTCAAGCTGCCCATCTATATGGATAACCACGCCACCACGCGCATGGACCCGCGCGTGCTTGAGGCGATGATGCCCTATTTCACCGAGACCTTTGGCAATGCCGCCAGCCGCAATCACTCCTTTGGTTGGGAAGCCGAACAGGCCGTGGAACAGGCGCGCGCGCAGATTGCCAAGCTCATCGGCGCCACCTCCAAGGAGATCATCTTTACCTCCGGCGCCACCGAGAGCAACAACCTCGCCATCAAGGGCATCGCCGAGATGTACCGCGAGCGCGGCAATCACATCATCACCCAGGCCACCGAGCACAAGGCCGTGCTTGACACCTGCAAGCGCCTCGAAAAGAGCGGCTACCAGGTCACCTATCTGCCCGTGAAGGCCGACGGTCTCATTGACATTGAAGATCTGAAGAATGCCATCACCGACAAGACGATCCTCGTCACCATCATGATCGCCAACAACGAGATCGGCGTCGTTCAGCCCGTTGAAGAAATCGGCAAGCTCTGTCACGAGCGCGGCGTGCTCTTCCATACGGATGGCGTGCAGGCCGTGGGCAAAATTCCGGTCGACGTCAACGCCATGCAGATCGATGCGCTCTCGCTCACCGCGCACAAAATCTACGGTCCCAAGGGCGTCGGCGCGCTTTATGTCCGCCGCCGCAACCCGCGTGTCCAGATTTCTGAGCAGATCAATGGCGGCGGCCACGAGCGCGGCATGCGTTCCGGCACCCTGAACGTGCCCGGCATTGTCGGCCTGGGCAAAGCCTGCGAACTCGCTGGCGAAGAGATGGAATCCGAGGCGAAGCGCCTTACCGCCATGCGCGACCGCCTCAAGCACAAGCTTGAGTCCAGCCTCGACTACATCCACGTCAACGGCACCATGGAGCGCCACCTGCCCGGCAACCTCAACATGAGCTTTGTCTACGTTGAGGGCGAGTCGCTGCTCATGGGCATCAACGATGTCGCTGTTTCGAGCGGCTCGGCCTGCACCTCGGCCACTCTGGAGCCATCTTATGTATTGAAGGCTCTCGGTCTCGGCGATGACGTGGCGCACAGCTCCATCCGCTTCGGCCTTGGCCGCTTCAACACCGACGCCGAAGTGGACTACGTCGCCGACAAGGTGATTGACGTCGTGCAGAAGCTTCGCGAGCTCTCGCCGCTCTACGAGATGGTGAAAGAGGGCATCGACCTTACCAAGATCGAGTGGGCCGCGCACTAA
- the iscU gene encoding Fe-S cluster assembly scaffold IscU: protein MAYSDKVIDHYNNPRNVGQLDKSSEAVGTGLVGAPECGDVMRLQIRVNPETQVIEEAKFKTFGCGSAIASSSLATEWVKGKTVEEALQIKNTDIVKELALPPVKIHCSVLAEDAIRAAIGDWKKKNGVAETEAAQQTVAAQ from the coding sequence ATGGCATACAGCGATAAAGTCATTGACCACTACAACAATCCCCGCAACGTCGGCCAGCTCGACAAGAGCAGCGAGGCCGTCGGTACCGGCCTGGTCGGCGCGCCCGAGTGCGGCGACGTCATGCGTCTGCAGATTCGCGTGAACCCTGAGACGCAGGTCATCGAAGAGGCCAAGTTCAAGACCTTCGGCTGCGGCTCGGCTATCGCTTCGTCCTCGCTCGCCACCGAGTGGGTCAAGGGCAAGACGGTGGAAGAAGCGCTGCAGATCAAGAACACCGACATCGTGAAGGAACTCGCGCTGCCTCCGGTCAAGATTCACTGCTCCGTGCTCGCGGAAGACGCCATCCGTGCTGCCATCGGCGACTGGAAGAAGAAGAATGGCGTCGCCGAGACGGAAGCCGCGCAGCAGACCGTTGCCGCGCAGTAA
- a CDS encoding HesB/IscA family protein gives MATSQTSGSAAGASAPAAKGIEVTPKAIARIRVAMQQEGISPEQGGLRLGVQGGGCSGLSYSVRFDTQPRERDRIYTYDDVRIFVDPKSFLYLSGMILDYEETLMRRGFNFINPNSKKSCGCGSSFSA, from the coding sequence ATGGCAACCTCGCAAACCAGCGGATCCGCCGCGGGAGCAAGCGCTCCTGCGGCCAAAGGGATTGAAGTCACGCCCAAGGCCATCGCTCGCATTCGCGTCGCGATGCAGCAGGAGGGCATCTCGCCCGAGCAGGGCGGTCTGCGCCTGGGCGTGCAGGGTGGCGGATGCAGCGGCCTCTCGTACAGCGTGCGCTTTGACACGCAGCCACGCGAGCGCGACCGCATCTACACCTACGACGACGTGCGCATTTTTGTGGACCCCAAATCGTTCCTCTACCTCAGTGGCATGATTCTCGACTACGAAGAGACGCTCATGCGCCGTGGCTTCAATTTCATCAACCCAAACTCTAAAAAGTCCTGCGGCTGCGGCTCATCCTTCTCGGCCTGA
- the hscB gene encoding Fe-S protein assembly co-chaperone HscB encodes MQPVISEGGEQPDYFRVFGLPRKLALDTAALERSFYRLSRKLHPDVYARASAEEQQWSLDQTSLLNDAYRTLKNPVARTEYLLKLEGKPIASEEQQAQSGVQPGATKEARVPADMLEEVFELNMQLEEMRMNRKMGEDDPALRGDLEKARAQFEAQLAAVDEDLKTLWQQWDAAIDADASATAEPVKDKMFSLLDRRRYIRNLVRDVNDALGA; translated from the coding sequence GTGCAGCCGGTCATTTCTGAAGGCGGAGAGCAGCCGGACTACTTCCGCGTCTTCGGCCTGCCGCGCAAGCTTGCACTCGACACCGCCGCTCTCGAGCGCAGCTTCTACCGCCTCAGCCGCAAGCTGCATCCCGACGTTTACGCACGCGCCTCGGCCGAGGAGCAGCAATGGAGCCTCGACCAGACCTCGCTGCTCAACGACGCCTACCGCACGCTCAAGAATCCTGTAGCGCGCACCGAGTATCTGCTCAAGCTCGAAGGCAAACCCATCGCCAGCGAAGAGCAGCAGGCCCAAAGCGGAGTCCAGCCCGGTGCTACCAAAGAAGCTCGCGTGCCCGCAGACATGCTCGAAGAGGTCTTCGAGCTGAACATGCAGCTTGAAGAGATGCGCATGAACCGCAAAATGGGCGAGGATGATCCCGCTCTCCGCGGCGATCTTGAGAAAGCACGCGCGCAGTTTGAAGCGCAGCTCGCCGCCGTTGACGAAGACCTGAAGACCCTGTGGCAGCAATGGGACGCGGCCATCGACGCAGATGCGTCCGCCACCGCCGAGCCGGTGAAGGACAAGATGTTCTCCCTGCTCGACCGCCGCCGCTATATTCGTAACCTTGTTCGTGACGTAAACGACGCACTCGGCGCTTAG